The Lytechinus pictus isolate F3 Inbred chromosome 15, Lp3.0, whole genome shotgun sequence genome contains a region encoding:
- the LOC129277856 gene encoding cell division cycle 7-related protein kinase-like, with product MLGRENNSSSTSALDVVIDAGEIEEKDSDLRPMTPTVMVTCKKRKRSSFKGPMRMTEKVREDIRSMLKAVPKIDELFTVVDKIGEGTFSSVYRATLKKAADTSQEFALKHIIPTSHPDRILSELSCLVKIGGCHNVMGVKLTVREKDNIVIVMPHFKHNRFQDFYHDMTVEEVQDYLRALFTALRRVHRFNVIHRDVKPGNFLYDRQSRKYALVDFGLAQAVPTISTLKASGKKSTLGGVLHHDTPRPPLARKNTRRAASASENKVPSRVEPKRTQSESLSKAPRLVELDPNTFHSTDKSSRDRSNHKQDSINEDDLKKNVTTTIARGSENTGEGVVIAPPKEKKPTKPPKPVVLTRNCAAITTRGVAKKTQEVPKTPQGVCRCYGLPQVCDVCMARKNQAAPRAGTPGFRSPEVLLKCPDQTTAVDIWAAGVIFLSILSGRYPFFRAPDDCTALAQIMSIMGTEETTEAAKANGKNLLCNVKLPAMELKTMCRQLRLGAIQSRHTKSSQSNGESSKRRRRSVNQTSPPKDEAVVGSPGSLRSEGSVGSEEGLEDRFPDSAYDLLGRLLELDPHKRITAEQALKHPFLVEAV from the exons ATGCTCGGCCGGGAAAATAACTCCAGTTCCACCAGCGCCCTCGATGTTGTCATTGATGCAGGAGAGATTGAGGAGAAAGATTCTGATCTTCGTCCGATGACACCGACAGTTATGGTGACTTGCAAGAAACGGAAGAGATCGTCTTTCAAAGGCCCAATGAGAATGACTG AGAAAGTCCGGGAAGACATCCGCTCCATGCTGAAGGCTGTTCCTAAGATTGATGAGTTGTTCACGGTGGTTGATAAAATAGGAGAAG GTACTTTCAGTTCTGTGTATCGAGCCACTTTGAAGAAGGCTGCTGACACTTCACAGGAGTTTGCTCTGAAGCACATCATCCCAACAAGCCACCCTGATCGTATCCTCAGCGAACTCAGCTGCTTGGTCAAAATAGG CGGCTGCCATAATGTGATGGGAGTTAAACTGACAGTGAGGGAGAAAGACAACATTGTCATCGTCATGCCACACTTCAAACACAATAGATTTCAG gatttttacCATGACATGACTGTTGAAGAAGTTCAAGATTATCTGAGAGCCCTCTTCACAGCCCTTAGGAGAGTCCACAGATTCAACGTGATCCACCGAGATGTCAAGCCAGGAAACTTTCTCTATGACAGACAGTCCAGAAA ATATGCTCTTGTCGACTTTGGCCTTGCTCAGGCAGTACCAACCATATCAACTCTCAAGGCATCGGGGAAGAAGTCAACTCTAGGGGGCGTCCTACACCATGATACCCCAAGACCACCTCTAGCCAGGAAGAACACTCGGAGGGCTGCATCAGCTTCAGAGAATAAG GTTCCTTCCAGGGTTGAACCAAAGAGGACTCAATCTGAAAGTCTTTCCAAAGCCCCTAGGCTTGTAGAACTCGACCCCAACACATTCCATTCCACCGACAAGTCATCCCGCGACCGTAGCAACCACAAACAGGACTCCATCAATGAAGATGACCTCAAGAAGAACGTAACTACGACGATAGCAAGAGGAAGCGAGAACACCGGCGAGGGTGTTGTCATCGCTCCGCCTAAGGAGAAGAAGCCGACAAAGCCGCCCAAGCCAGTCGTTCTCACTAGGAACTGCGCTGCCATCACTACCAGGGGTGTGGCCAAGAAGACGCAGGAGGTGCCGAAGACACCTCAGGGTGTGTGCAGATGTTACGGCTTGCCTCAGGTCTGTGATGTCTGTATGGCAAGGAAGAACCAGGCAGCACCTAGAGCAGGTACTCCGGGCTTCAGGTCACCAGAGGTGCTCCTGAAGTGCCCTGACCAAACAACAG CTGTAGACATATGGGCTGCAGGCGTCATCTTCCTATCGATTCTGAGTGGGCGTTATCCATTCTTCAGAGCTCCGGACGATTGTACCGCCCTCGCTCAGATCATGAGCATTATGGGAACGGAAGAAACCACCGAAGCCGCCAAGGCTaatg GCAAGAATCTATTGTGCAATGTGAAACTCCCAGCTATGGAACTAAAGACAATGTGTCGTCAGTTAAGACTAGGTGCCATCCAGAGCCGTCACACCAAGAGTTCTCAGAGCAACGGTGAGTCCTCGAAACGACGAAGACGCAGCGTGAACCAGACCTCGCCACCCAAAGACGAGGCCGTTGTCGGCAGCCCGGGATCGCTGCGGAGTGAAGGAAGTGTCGGCAGTGAGGAAGGTCTTGAAGATCGATTCCCAGACTCAGCTTATGATCTTCTTGGACGGCTACTAGAGCTTGATCCTCACAAGAGGATAACGGCAGAACAAGCCCTCAAGCATCCTTTCCTGGTTGAGGCTGTATGA
- the LOC129277407 gene encoding uncharacterized protein LOC129277407 encodes MTLEFITESNNWKVTEALYERLRRTQRRGKSRDNELMDLLNDLVKYIEWQRYVAGRRNHKWDENLQPMNQDRNGYTDHEMMQDFKKLKADDDRSPVEPALIAEVKSAHEECQIRQFEVDELEVYLQHKLGELEKAHELFRDRMCEIKRLFGRARARSTVRTRPVTFPAHEQTTESSESPPKSNHQVSSDFRVGSFVCVNEVEDKPTRVMAPPIPKDVLELSQEKFGKERPSRWKKRWSRVKKSFRRRNNN; translated from the exons ATGACGTTGGAATTTATAACAG AATCTAACAATTGGAAGGTGACAGAGGCCCTCTACGAGCGACTGAGGAGGACCCAGCGCCGAGGAAAGAGTCGAGATAATGAGCTCATGGATCTTCTTAACGACCTCGTCAAATATATTGAATg gCAAAGATATGTGGCTGGTCGTCGGAATCATAAATGGGATGAGAACCTACAACCGATGAACCAAGACCGAAATGGCTACACCGACCACGAAATGATGCAAGACTTCAAGAAACTCAAAGCCGACGATGACCGCTCTCCAGTCGAGCCCGCCCTCATCGCCGAAGTGAAATCCGCTCACGAAGAATGCCAGATCCGTCAATTCGAGGTCGATGAGCTCGAGGTCTACCTGCAACACAAGCTGGGCGAGCTGGAGAAGGCACACGAGCTCTTCCGTGATCGCATGTGCGAGATCAAACGACTCTTTGGTCGCGCCCGTGCGCGTTCCACCGTGCGCACACGACCCGTGACATTCCCCGCTCACGAGCAGACGACAGAGAGCAGTGAAAGCCCGCCAAAATCGAACCACCAAGTTTCAAGCGATTTCAGAGTAGGCTCCTTCGTTTGCGTGAATGAAGTGGAAGATAAACCAACGCGCGTGATGGCTCCGCCCATCCCTAAAGATGTACTCGAACTGTCGCAGGAGAAATTCGGGAAGGAACGTCCTTCAAGATGGAAGAAGAGATGGAGTAGGGTCAAGAAATCTTTCAGGAGACGCAACAACAATTAA